In a genomic window of Spirochaetota bacterium:
- a CDS encoding tetratricopeptide repeat protein has translation MVKKYYRSKNHKLIILSIIFILFILIRINILAYDFLSNDFSNQDKYLNYNKEEILFYFKNKLFYKVILNCLVIVNSQIYFETLSDKEKDFYYYLLGVSNFYLGNFDLSKSYFEKIKEEYFKLYYEYCEYYKGVISFFFQDYKQSTIWFNKISKFEDKINEIGKYYYYFSISLIQIGEFDLAFYFLNKGINSNDEIYKPYLSFTLGRLYFNLSLFDKAEIEFRRFLLKYAESDLIDDTIYYLGKSYYKQKKYKEAKDEFNIIIKNYPKSEYFFYSYYYLGKITGNKIYFEYILLNNPSFENIDYVFYYLGRLEDNKDLAKIYFENCINKTNDKMLAYNSLIYMLNFENDYKEKLNLILKYINNIENKEKIFNYALNLIYNNLSFDFFQTIYETHYLNNKEFYENNYEILYNLGRVFALKKDFEKSLEFFLKSYKINQNDYKLNYYLGYSLYELGKHEEAIVYLNNAIEKAKRRDLFYDLSIKLICFYYIEKNDLNKAFTLFSNFIENNPSSPIYYEILYYHSIVSYNLKKYDIAYNSIKKCLNGVKLEDQLYINVIYSSIKIIGKKNINEAAALYKEKVLQIDKNYSLAFYIIDSYINTKNYIKALEFCDLIYNSNSESEIQVDVLIKKYLIYYNLKNYEKALSELKKALNIDSNYKKDLIYYYLVELNILIKDNVFVNYFNSLIKFENKKLIFDASYLIYSYYYKEKELDKALIYLDYCLNYVEDKDSKNNILFNKANILYELNLLENSALILEDLINRQYNEFVINNFLFYIYLKLKNIEKIKEKGIFNIYNNKSEEIKYISFIYLYFLKEFDLIEEETFKNILYYFIQNKISNRTYFLAIYINEFYYNNNFEKFTKEFRSNIQSKDNYISFWTRYFFALFYYKQKDYNNAYKVFEAIIDFNLSPENEIVYYYLYFLEKKGYVKSNKYNDFNKYLKDSFIIEIIKKNLL, from the coding sequence ATGGTAAAAAAGTATTACAGAAGTAAAAATCATAAATTAATTATTTTATCTATTATATTTATCTTATTTATTTTAATAAGAATTAATATTTTAGCTTATGATTTTTTAAGTAATGATTTTAGTAATCAAGATAAATATTTAAATTATAATAAAGAAGAGATTCTTTTTTATTTTAAAAATAAGTTATTTTATAAAGTTATATTAAATTGTTTGGTTATAGTCAATTCACAAATATATTTTGAGACACTTTCAGATAAAGAAAAAGATTTTTATTATTATTTACTTGGTGTTTCAAATTTTTATCTTGGAAATTTTGATTTATCAAAAAGTTATTTTGAAAAAATAAAAGAAGAATACTTTAAGCTATATTATGAATATTGTGAATATTATAAAGGAGTTATTTCATTTTTTTTTCAAGACTATAAACAATCAACCATATGGTTTAATAAGATTTCTAAGTTTGAAGATAAAATTAATGAAATTGGAAAGTATTACTATTATTTTTCCATTTCCTTAATTCAAATAGGAGAGTTTGATCTTGCATTTTACTTTTTAAACAAAGGTATAAATAGCAATGATGAAATTTATAAACCTTACTTATCTTTTACTCTAGGAAGGCTATATTTTAATTTATCCTTATTTGATAAAGCTGAAATTGAATTTAGAAGATTCTTATTAAAATACGCAGAAAGTGACCTTATTGATGACACTATTTATTATTTAGGGAAGTCCTACTATAAACAAAAGAAATATAAAGAAGCTAAAGATGAATTTAATATAATAATAAAAAATTATCCTAAATCTGAATATTTTTTTTATTCATATTATTACTTAGGAAAAATTACTGGAAATAAGATATATTTTGAGTATATTCTGTTAAATAATCCTTCTTTCGAAAATATAGATTATGTTTTTTATTATTTGGGAAGACTTGAAGACAACAAAGATCTTGCCAAAATTTATTTTGAAAATTGCATAAATAAAACTAATGATAAAATGCTTGCTTATAACTCTTTAATTTATATGTTAAATTTTGAAAATGATTATAAAGAAAAACTTAATCTAATATTAAAATATATTAATAATATTGAAAATAAAGAAAAAATATTTAATTATGCTCTTAATTTGATTTATAATAATTTGAGCTTTGATTTTTTCCAAACTATATATGAAACACATTATTTAAATAATAAAGAGTTTTATGAGAATAATTATGAAATTTTATATAACTTAGGAAGAGTTTTTGCTTTAAAAAAAGATTTCGAAAAATCTTTAGAATTTTTTCTAAAATCTTATAAAATTAATCAAAATGATTATAAATTAAATTATTATTTAGGTTATTCTTTATATGAACTTGGTAAGCATGAAGAAGCTATAGTTTATTTAAATAATGCTATTGAAAAAGCAAAAAGAAGAGATCTTTTTTATGATCTTTCAATAAAATTAATTTGTTTTTACTATATTGAAAAAAACGATCTTAATAAAGCTTTTACATTATTTTCTAATTTTATTGAAAATAATCCTTCTTCACCAATTTATTATGAGATTTTATACTATCATTCAATTGTATCTTATAATTTAAAGAAATATGATATAGCTTATAATTCTATTAAAAAATGTTTGAATGGAGTTAAGTTGGAGGATCAATTATATATAAATGTAATATATTCTTCAATAAAAATTATAGGTAAAAAAAATATAAATGAAGCAGCAGCTTTGTATAAGGAGAAAGTATTACAGATAGACAAAAATTATTCGCTTGCTTTTTATATTATAGATTCTTATATTAATACAAAAAATTATATAAAAGCTTTAGAGTTTTGTGATCTTATTTATAATAGTAATTCAGAAAGTGAAATACAAGTTGATGTATTAATAAAGAAATATTTAATTTATTATAATTTAAAAAATTATGAAAAAGCTTTAAGTGAATTAAAAAAGGCTCTAAACATAGATTCAAATTATAAAAAAGATTTAATTTACTATTATTTAGTAGAGTTAAATATTTTAATTAAGGATAATGTTTTTGTAAATTATTTTAATTCATTAATAAAATTTGAAAATAAGAAGTTAATTTTTGATGCATCCTATCTTATATATTCTTATTATTATAAAGAAAAAGAATTAGATAAAGCTCTTATTTATCTTGATTATTGCTTAAATTATGTGGAAGATAAAGATTCTAAAAATAATATTTTGTTTAATAAAGCAAATATACTTTATGAATTAAATTTACTTGAAAATTCAGCATTAATACTTGAGGATTTAATTAATAGACAATATAATGAATTTGTAATTAATAACTTTCTTTTTTACATTTATTTGAAATTAAAAAATATTGAAAAGATTAAAGAAAAAGGAATTTTTAACATTTATAATAATAAATCTGAAGAAATAAAATATATAAGTTTTATTTATCTATATTTTCTTAAAGAATTTGATCTAATAGAAGAAGAGACTTTTAAAAATATATTATATTATTTTATTCAAAATAAAATAAGTAATAGAACATATTTTTTAGCAATTTATATAAATGAGTTTTATTATAACAACAATTTTGAAAAATTTACAAAAGAATTTAGGTCAAATATACAGAGCAAAGATAATTATATCTCTTTTTGGACAAGGTATTTTTTTGCTCTTTTCTATTATAAACAAAAAGATTACAATAATGCATATAAAGTTTTTGAAGCTATTATTGATTTTAATTTGAGTCCTGAAAATGAAATAGTCTATTATTATCTTTATTTCCTTGAAAAAAAAGGTTATGTAAAATCAAACAAATATAATGATTTTAATAAATATTTGAAAGATTCATTTATAATTGAAATAATTAAGAAAAATTTATTATGA
- a CDS encoding ATP-dependent Clp protease ATP-binding subunit, giving the protein MEELFSEDLQNLVLKISKKIATDLNSLAITPAHFILGIIREKIGLAYFLISNIVQDNMDEFEKEVSLTIARAPVISPLSNYDFNANANACLKYSKTVMQKFNDHQITPEHLLISIIYNSKGTDLYDIFMRYGITEEKVTDILKKFGNDPYSKIKKKPKSNISTMVLDRFCKDLTELAWLEQLDPIIGREKEIERVIQVLSRRMKNNPILIGYPGVGKTAIVEGLAQRIIAEQVPKNLFNKRILKMEMGTIVAGTKYRGEFEERMSKILSELSKTKNCILFIDEIHTIVGAGGAEGAIDASNMLKPFLARGEVQIIGATTFDEYKKRIEKDQALERRFQPIVIDEPSEEETLEILKGIASKYEDYHKVKYSEEVLKYIVELSKKYINDRFLPDKAIDILDESGSYINIIYNIPPNELQDIRLEMKRLTELKENYFRNKEYEKLPQIQEKLNYYYNKYILLKSNWEISKVMDKEHNIVTKDIVAEVVSRMTGINVEKLKTSETERLVKMQEILKKFVVGQDEAIEAVSRAIKRGRLGIKKLKKPIGSFIFLGPTGVGKTELARRLAEFLFGTQEALIRIDMSDFMEKHNVSRLVGAPPGYIGYEEGGELTEKVRRKPYSLILFDEIEKAHPDFFNMLLQVLEEGELFDNLGHRVDFKNTIIIMTSNIGAKEILSYKAPGFNIGEDNKLNYADIKSKVLNQLKKSFNPEFLNRVDDFIIFHPLEKEHLYKIIDIMIEEVQTTLKNYKIKIEISDSAKDYLIEKGADSKYGARPLRRLIQKEIEDLLSDLILKGEAKEDSIVKFFSEKGLLKFKIEDVKKSEKNGKKVLQK; this is encoded by the coding sequence ATGGAAGAATTATTTTCAGAAGATCTACAAAATTTAGTTTTAAAAATTTCTAAAAAAATTGCAACTGATTTAAACTCTCTTGCAATTACTCCTGCACATTTTATTCTTGGTATAATAAGAGAAAAGATAGGGCTTGCTTACTTTTTGATAAGCAATATCGTTCAAGATAATATGGATGAGTTTGAAAAGGAAGTTTCATTAACTATTGCAAGAGCACCTGTAATTTCGCCATTATCAAATTATGATTTTAATGCTAATGCTAATGCTTGTTTAAAATATTCTAAAACTGTAATGCAAAAGTTTAATGATCACCAGATTACACCTGAACACTTATTGATTTCAATTATATATAATTCAAAAGGAACTGATTTATATGATATATTTATGAGATATGGCATTACAGAAGAAAAGGTTACTGATATATTAAAAAAATTTGGAAATGATCCTTACTCAAAAATAAAGAAAAAACCAAAATCAAATATTTCTACTATGGTTTTGGATAGGTTTTGTAAGGATTTAACAGAACTAGCTTGGCTTGAACAACTTGACCCGATAATTGGAAGAGAAAAAGAGATAGAAAGGGTTATTCAAGTTCTTTCAAGAAGAATGAAGAATAATCCTATATTAATAGGATATCCTGGAGTTGGTAAAACAGCAATTGTAGAAGGTTTAGCACAAAGGATTATAGCAGAACAGGTTCCTAAAAATCTTTTTAATAAAAGAATATTAAAGATGGAAATGGGAACTATAGTTGCTGGTACCAAATATAGAGGTGAATTTGAAGAGAGAATGAGCAAAATATTATCGGAACTTTCTAAAACAAAAAATTGTATATTATTTATAGATGAAATTCATACTATAGTTGGAGCTGGTGGTGCTGAAGGGGCTATTGATGCTTCAAATATGTTGAAACCTTTTCTTGCCAGAGGAGAAGTCCAAATTATTGGAGCAACAACTTTTGATGAATATAAAAAGAGAATTGAAAAAGATCAGGCTTTAGAAAGAAGATTTCAGCCTATAGTTATAGATGAACCATCTGAAGAAGAAACACTTGAAATATTAAAAGGTATAGCATCTAAATATGAAGATTATCATAAAGTAAAATATAGTGAGGAAGTTTTAAAATATATTGTTGAATTATCAAAAAAATATATAAATGATAGATTTCTTCCAGATAAGGCAATAGATATTTTAGATGAATCTGGTTCATATATAAATATAATTTATAATATTCCACCTAATGAATTACAAGATATAAGATTAGAAATGAAGAGATTAACAGAGCTTAAAGAAAACTATTTCAGAAATAAAGAATATGAGAAATTACCTCAAATACAAGAAAAATTAAACTATTATTATAACAAATATATTTTATTAAAATCTAACTGGGAAATAAGCAAAGTAATGGATAAAGAACATAATATTGTAACTAAGGATATAGTTGCAGAAGTAGTTTCAAGAATGACTGGCATTAATGTTGAAAAATTAAAGACATCTGAAACAGAAAGACTTGTTAAAATGCAAGAAATTTTGAAAAAGTTTGTTGTTGGTCAAGATGAAGCTATTGAGGCAGTTTCAAGAGCAATAAAGAGGGGAAGATTAGGAATTAAAAAATTAAAAAAACCTATTGGATCTTTTATTTTTCTCGGGCCAACAGGAGTAGGTAAAACTGAATTAGCAAGAAGACTTGCTGAATTTTTATTTGGAACACAAGAAGCTTTAATTAGAATTGATATGTCAGATTTTATGGAGAAACATAATGTATCTAGACTTGTTGGAGCCCCTCCTGGATATATTGGTTATGAAGAAGGTGGTGAACTTACAGAAAAAGTAAGAAGAAAACCATATTCTTTAATTCTTTTTGATGAGATTGAAAAAGCTCATCCTGATTTTTTTAATATGTTGCTTCAAGTTCTTGAAGAAGGAGAATTATTTGATAATTTAGGTCATAGGGTTGATTTTAAGAATACAATTATAATAATGACTTCTAATATTGGAGCTAAGGAAATATTAAGTTATAAAGCTCCAGGATTCAATATTGGAGAAGATAATAAATTAAATTATGCAGATATTAAATCTAAAGTATTAAATCAATTAAAGAAAAGTTTTAATCCTGAATTTCTAAATAGAGTAGATGATTTTATTATTTTTCATCCTCTTGAAAAAGAACACCTTTATAAAATCATTGATATTATGATTGAAGAAGTTCAAACTACTTTGAAAAATTATAAAATTAAAATAGAAATAAGTGATTCAGCAAAAGATTATTTAATTGAAAAAGGAGCTGATTCTAAATATGGAGCTAGGCCTTTGAGAAGACTGATTCAAAAAGAAATAGAAGATCTTTTATCAGATTTAATCCTTAAAGGTGAAGCAAAAGAAGATAGTATTGTAAAATTTTTTAGTGAAAAAGGCCTTTTGAAATTTAAGATAGAAGATGTAAAAAAATCTGAGAAAAATGGTAAAAAAGTATTACAGAAGTAA
- a CDS encoding ABC transporter ATP-binding protein: protein MNKINNIPILKIENVDKSYFIFDKEITIFQNLNVSFFNNFTYAITGVSGSGKTTFLNLVSGFDYIDRGKIIFKEKYEINQLDEYALSKLRNENYGYVFQSFYLLPELNIIENIILPALKKGIKKNIAYERALQLMEEVNISHLKKNKITEISGGEAQRIALARALINDPDVILADEPTGNLDVKNRSTIIELLLNIVRKKNKLLIIVTHDLSIAAQCDYKFKIENYKFVEY from the coding sequence ATGAATAAAATTAATAATATTCCGATATTAAAAATTGAGAATGTTGATAAAAGTTATTTTATTTTTGATAAGGAAATAACAATATTTCAAAATTTAAATGTTTCTTTTTTTAATAATTTTACATATGCAATAACTGGAGTTTCTGGAAGTGGTAAAACAACTTTTTTAAATTTAGTTTCTGGTTTTGATTATATTGATAGGGGGAAAATAATATTTAAAGAAAAATATGAAATTAATCAGCTAGATGAATATGCATTATCAAAATTAAGAAATGAAAATTATGGCTATGTTTTCCAATCTTTTTATCTTCTTCCGGAATTGAATATTATAGAAAATATAATTTTACCAGCTTTGAAAAAGGGCATAAAAAAGAATATAGCTTATGAAAGAGCGTTGCAATTAATGGAAGAAGTAAATATAAGTCATTTAAAGAAAAATAAAATTACTGAAATTTCTGGAGGTGAAGCACAAAGGATAGCATTAGCAAGAGCATTAATTAATGATCCAGATGTGATACTTGCTGATGAGCCAACAGGAAACTTAGATGTTAAAAATAGAAGTACTATAATAGAGCTCTTGTTAAATATTGTGAGAAAAAAAAATAAATTATTGATAATTGTTACTCATGATTTAAGTATTGCTGCACAATGTGACTATAAATTTAAAATAGAAAACTATAAATTTGTTGAATATTAA
- a CDS encoding FtsX-like permease family protein has product MDKVNIFLTFRYLSGKEQKGFFSIFTIFSIVGVILGIAVLITVVSVMNGFQDNTIEKTISLQSFHITLKKVFDEKIDNYEQIINQLYKIENIKLAFPVIETPILYNIDGNIGSTLLRAYGKDYFNSEFFKKNFIIKEGNLNKREDILIIGSEFAYLKNFNLNSNIALYSITGNNIIPRFKITKAHAIFKTGFYPVDSSIFYSSIELAQYILNLDKKSCYSISIIVDDLKNVNYVKNEILKLYGFEYRALTWMDYMGSLYEAFKNEKNLLIFIIFLIIIVAAFNMVSSQIMLIMIKRKEIGILKALGFSPDDIKSIFIYYGLIIAIVGVSIGLIIGLLLTKNLDLFFNILEKFINNFIGFINEILTLFNIKYYIPKFQIFSREIYYFEKVPVKVKFFEVFSIIFFSTIVILISSYLPAKKAASLKPKEVIHNE; this is encoded by the coding sequence ATGGATAAAGTTAATATTTTTTTAACTTTTAGATATCTTTCAGGTAAAGAGCAAAAAGGTTTTTTTTCTATATTTACCATTTTTTCAATTGTAGGTGTTATTCTTGGTATAGCAGTTTTAATAACAGTAGTATCTGTTATGAATGGATTTCAAGACAATACAATTGAAAAAACAATAAGTTTACAATCATTTCATATAACCTTAAAAAAAGTTTTTGATGAAAAAATTGATAATTATGAACAAATTATTAACCAATTATATAAAATAGAAAATATAAAGTTAGCTTTTCCAGTTATTGAAACTCCTATTCTCTATAATATAGATGGCAATATTGGTAGTACTTTATTACGAGCTTATGGAAAAGATTATTTTAATTCAGAATTTTTTAAAAAAAATTTTATAATTAAAGAGGGAAATTTAAATAAAAGAGAAGATATACTAATTATTGGTAGTGAATTTGCTTATTTAAAAAACTTCAATTTAAATTCAAATATTGCTCTATATAGTATTACAGGTAATAATATAATTCCAAGATTTAAAATTACTAAGGCTCATGCAATATTTAAGACAGGGTTCTATCCTGTTGATTCTTCTATTTTTTATTCTTCTATTGAACTTGCGCAATATATTCTTAATCTAGATAAAAAATCTTGTTACTCTATAAGCATTATTGTTGATGATTTAAAAAATGTGAATTATGTAAAAAATGAAATATTGAAATTGTATGGTTTTGAGTATAGAGCTTTAACTTGGATGGACTACATGGGCAGTTTATATGAAGCTTTTAAAAATGAAAAAAATTTATTAATTTTTATAATTTTTTTAATCATAATAGTAGCTGCTTTTAATATGGTATCCTCTCAAATAATGTTAATAATGATAAAAAGAAAAGAAATAGGAATTCTAAAGGCATTAGGTTTTAGTCCTGATGACATAAAATCAATATTTATATATTATGGTTTGATTATTGCTATTGTTGGTGTATCTATAGGTTTAATTATTGGGCTTTTATTGACAAAAAATCTTGATTTATTCTTTAATATTTTAGAAAAATTCATAAATAATTTTATAGGTTTTATTAATGAGATTTTAACATTGTTTAACATAAAATATTATATTCCAAAATTTCAAATTTTTTCTAGAGAAATTTACTATTTTGAAAAAGTTCCTGTTAAAGTAAAGTTTTTTGAAGTTTTTTCAATTATATTTTTTTCAACTATTGTAATTTTAATATCTAGCTATCTACCAGCAAAAAAAGCTGCTTCTTTAAAACCGAAAGAGGTTATTCATAATGAATAA
- a CDS encoding LysM peptidoglycan-binding domain-containing protein, with amino-acid sequence MNKKMLIFILIIISFLLIFTSCQTKKSEVKQEQKVEEQKKEEPNKEEAKKLLDEVKSIIVKTEELGATDQDTSYKEAKEVYQEALKYFNEGNMQKFNEVITKARTKAEFAYNEIGKAKTAELSKKLEEEKKKIEDYKDVKNFSLEFKEIEELTKKAKMYEEKKDYANAIVSYQEAINKANQIYNTMESYKNYVMLKYGEVLALNDEIFELQSYLYLKEDYDKFKNLLRSLEDSIRKNDYITAKDLIDSAVVLGNSLKQATKDKLLLIQDIEAQRYLFETKVLLDNLAMEEKGFSSEEKELFKDLLNKYQLAENFYKEKKFIDTINICKEILMKSVKFFGTIERKGKYYTVKLNPARRDCLWRIAEYFYKNPFLWPLIWIANIDKISNPDLIFPGQVFLIPELSSD; translated from the coding sequence ATGAATAAAAAAATGTTGATATTTATTTTAATAATAATTTCTTTTTTATTAATTTTCACATCTTGTCAGACTAAGAAAAGCGAAGTAAAACAAGAACAAAAAGTTGAAGAACAGAAAAAAGAAGAACCAAATAAGGAAGAAGCAAAAAAACTTTTAGATGAAGTTAAATCAATTATTGTAAAAACAGAAGAGCTAGGAGCTACTGATCAAGACACATCATACAAAGAAGCAAAAGAAGTTTATCAGGAAGCATTAAAGTATTTTAATGAAGGAAATATGCAAAAATTTAATGAAGTTATTACTAAAGCAAGAACAAAAGCTGAATTTGCTTATAATGAAATTGGAAAAGCGAAAACTGCAGAACTTTCTAAGAAGCTTGAAGAAGAAAAAAAGAAAATAGAAGATTATAAAGATGTGAAAAATTTTTCTCTAGAATTTAAAGAAATTGAAGAATTAACTAAAAAAGCTAAGATGTATGAAGAAAAAAAAGATTATGCTAATGCAATAGTTTCATACCAGGAAGCTATAAATAAAGCTAATCAAATATATAATACTATGGAATCTTATAAAAATTATGTGATGCTTAAATACGGAGAAGTTTTAGCACTTAATGATGAAATTTTTGAATTACAATCATATTTATATTTGAAAGAAGATTATGATAAATTTAAAAATTTATTAAGATCATTAGAAGATTCTATTAGAAAAAACGATTATATTACTGCTAAAGATTTGATTGATTCAGCAGTAGTACTCGGAAATTCTTTAAAGCAAGCAACAAAAGATAAGCTTTTGTTAATTCAAGATATTGAAGCTCAAAGATATTTATTTGAAACAAAAGTATTATTAGATAATCTTGCAATGGAAGAGAAAGGATTTTCTTCTGAAGAAAAAGAATTATTTAAAGATTTATTGAACAAATATCAATTAGCTGAAAATTTTTATAAGGAAAAAAAGTTTATAGACACTATAAATATTTGTAAAGAAATATTAATGAAAAGTGTTAAGTTTTTTGGAACTATCGAAAGAAAAGGGAAATATTATACTGTAAAATTAAATCCTGCAAGAAGAGATTGTTTATGGAGAATAGCTGAATATTTTTATAAAAATCCATTTTTATGGCCTTTAATATGGATTGCAAATATAGATAAGATTTCAAATCCTGATTTAATCTTCCCTGGCCAAGTATTTTTAATTCCAGAATTAAGTAGTGATTAA
- the recG gene encoding ATP-dependent DNA helicase RecG, with protein sequence MDKIEKKEPLNNNVQYIKGVGPKKAQLLKKLDIETIYDLLTYFPKGFIELKENNCLSDLEIINKSIFIKIKVIEKSFLNSKRGSFYIKGVSQENIFKLLFFNRDFYYDRISLGDIIFIYGKFKRDYFSNSYSSSNFKIIPEYLVKNYKFLPYYSLTKNLTLFNLINIIKEAFKEYYKYIKDIIPNYLKVKYNLPSFFKVLYKMHFPDNLEEYRKAKEIFAYLEFLIYMIQIYLKKRLTSKIKVKRNCSSFNLQYKFIKNLNFNLTKDQIKVINELNNDYKGVFLINRLIQGDVGSGKTIVSFAFLLNYIENDYQVAFMAPTEILATQHYQNFINFILKSEDLKWIKVELLTSSTKNSERNKIIKNIKEGFTNLIFGTHSIIQNDVVFKNLKLIIIDEQQKFGVHQRLLLRNKGENVDLIVLTATPIPRSFNLTIYGDLDISIIKEKPEGRKKVLTYLFKKSLFDEAIKIINDNLIKGGKGFFIYPVIEEDNLLELDSAKENFLYIKNIFSNYKVELIHGKMKEDEVKQIIDKFKNNRVDILVSTTIVSVGIDIPDATFIVIEEAQQFGLSTLHQLRGRIGRGDKEGVCILISDDKISDLAYQRLKKIVETDDGFEISEFDLKLRGPGEIFGEKQSGKLEFKVADIIEHSKILKVAANDAKDLIEKYPELDNDEVKNLKEFLINYESFDPYYLLSG encoded by the coding sequence ATGGATAAGATAGAAAAAAAAGAACCTTTAAATAATAATGTGCAATATATAAAAGGAGTTGGTCCTAAAAAAGCTCAATTATTAAAAAAACTTGATATTGAGACTATATATGATTTGCTAACTTATTTTCCTAAAGGATTTATTGAATTAAAAGAAAACAATTGTTTAAGTGACCTAGAAATTATTAATAAGTCGATCTTTATTAAAATAAAAGTAATTGAAAAAAGCTTTTTGAATTCTAAAAGAGGTTCTTTCTATATAAAAGGAGTAAGTCAGGAAAATATATTTAAATTATTATTTTTTAATAGAGATTTTTACTATGATAGAATTAGTTTAGGAGATATTATTTTTATTTATGGTAAGTTTAAAAGAGATTACTTTTCAAACTCTTATAGTTCTTCTAATTTTAAAATAATTCCAGAATATTTAGTTAAAAATTATAAATTTTTACCCTATTATTCTTTAACTAAAAACTTAACATTATTTAATCTTATCAATATAATTAAAGAAGCATTTAAAGAATATTATAAATATATAAAAGATATTATTCCAAATTATTTAAAAGTTAAATATAATCTTCCCTCGTTTTTTAAGGTTCTATATAAAATGCATTTTCCAGATAATCTTGAAGAATATAGGAAAGCTAAAGAAATTTTTGCATATTTAGAATTTTTAATATACATGATTCAAATTTATTTAAAAAAGAGGTTAACTTCAAAAATTAAAGTTAAAAGAAATTGCTCAAGTTTTAATTTACAATACAAATTTATAAAAAATTTAAATTTTAATTTAACAAAAGATCAAATAAAAGTTATTAATGAATTAAACAATGATTATAAAGGTGTTTTTTTAATAAATCGCCTTATACAGGGGGATGTTGGATCAGGTAAAACGATAGTTTCTTTTGCATTTCTTTTAAATTATATAGAAAATGATTATCAAGTTGCCTTTATGGCACCGACTGAAATTTTAGCTACACAGCATTATCAAAATTTTATTAATTTTATTTTAAAAAGTGAAGATTTAAAATGGATTAAAGTTGAACTACTAACATCTTCAACTAAAAATAGTGAGAGAAACAAAATTATTAAAAATATTAAAGAAGGTTTTACTAATTTGATATTTGGTACCCATTCAATTATTCAGAATGATGTTGTATTTAAAAATTTAAAGTTAATAATTATTGATGAACAACAAAAATTTGGAGTACATCAGAGACTATTACTTAGAAATAAAGGTGAAAATGTAGACTTAATAGTTTTAACAGCAACACCTATTCCTAGAAGTTTTAACCTTACAATTTATGGAGATCTTGATATTAGCATTATTAAAGAAAAACCAGAAGGTAGAAAAAAAGTTTTAACTTATCTTTTTAAAAAATCTTTATTTGATGAAGCAATAAAAATTATAAATGATAATTTAATAAAAGGAGGTAAGGGTTTCTTTATATATCCAGTTATTGAAGAAGATAACTTGCTTGAGCTTGATTCGGCAAAAGAGAATTTTTTATATATAAAAAATATTTTTAGCAATTATAAAGTTGAGTTAATCCATGGAAAAATGAAAGAGGATGAAGTTAAGCAAATAATTGATAAATTTAAAAATAATAGAGTAGATATTTTAGTTTCTACAACAATTGTAAGTGTAGGAATAGATATCCCAGATGCTACATTTATAGTTATTGAAGAAGCTCAACAGTTTGGTCTGTCGACATTACATCAACTTAGGGGAAGAATAGGAAGAGGAGACAAAGAAGGTGTGTGCATATTAATATCAGATGATAAGATATCAGATTTAGCTTATCAAAGGTTAAAAAAAATAGTTGAAACAGATGATGGTTTTGAAATATCTGAATTTGATTTAAAATTAAGGGGGCCAGGAGAAATATTTGGTGAAAAACAATCTGGAAAACTTGAGTTTAAAGTTGCAGATATCATAGAACATAGTAAAATTTTAAAAGTAGCAGCTAATGATGCAAAAGATTTGATTGAAAAATATCCTGAATTAGATAATGATGAAGTAAAAAATTTAAAAGAATTTTTAATTAATTATGAAAGTTTTGATCCATATTATCTTTTATCTGGTTAA